The Oncorhynchus nerka isolate Pitt River linkage group LG9a, Oner_Uvic_2.0, whole genome shotgun sequence genome has a segment encoding these proteins:
- the LOC115134464 gene encoding D(4) dopamine receptor-like isoform X1 translates to MQLCSLSVAYACTYHNSTATMGHSVHNVAISKLPAHKTLCTLSAICPIQLKPGFILEEHISPTCQWPLKFQGGLWSLNMHVCDGLMTMDVMLCTASIFNLCAISIDRFIAVSIPLNYNLKHVDQRQIFLLSATWILALAVASPVMFGIQNVPQRDTTECKLEDDNFVVYSSVCSFFIPCPIMLLLYCGMFRGLRRWEEARKAKLRSSILVCRKFQDAAASLPPLESLPPPLPPIIKRKELTDMKPELKDINLEELDSYPLESPDGPYKNSSPDTPDRPYNNSLTTTEYKDGPVPTVVAYSNIRYNLHPQTDPHQKKRAKINCRERKAMKVLPVVVGAFLFCWTPFFVVHTMRALCATCYIPPWLMSIVTWLGYVNSALNPIIYTVFNTEFRNYFNKFLHSCCIYR, encoded by the exons atgcaattgtgttcattgtccgtagcatatgcctgcacataccataactccaccgccaccatggggcactctgttcacaatgttgccATCAGCAAACTGCCCGCCCACAAGACGCTTtgcacgctgtctgccatctgcccgatacagttgaaaccaggattcatccttgaagagcacatttctccaacatgccagtggccattgaag TTCCAGGGTGGTCTGTGGTCACTGAACATGCATGTCTGCGACGGCCTGATGACAATGGACGTGATGCTGTGTACGGCTTCCATATTCAACCTCTGCGCCATCAGCATCGACAG GTTCATCGCTGTCTCCATTCCACTCAACTACAACCTTAAGCATGTTGATCAGAGACAGATCTTCCTGCTCTCCGCCACGTGGATCCTGGCCTTGGCAGTGGCCTCACCCGTCATGTTTGGCATCCAAAACGTCCCGCAGCGGGACACTACAGAGTGTAAACTGGAGGACGACAACTTCGTGGTCTACTCCTCTGTCTGCTCTTTCTTCATTCCCTGTCCCATCATGCTCCTCCTCTACTGCGGCATGTTCCGGGGattgaggaggtgggaggaggcaCGCAAGGCCAAGCTGAGGAGCAGCATCCTGGTCTGTAGGAAGTTCCAGGACGCAGCTGCCTCCCTGCCCCCGCTGGaatccctgcctcctcctctaccccccatTATCAAGAGGAAGGAGCTCACAGACATGAAGCCAGAGCTAAAGGATATTAATCTGGAAGAGCTGGACTCTTACCCCCTAGAGTCTCCAGACGGCCCCTATAAAAACTCCTCACCAGACACACCAGACCGCCCCTATAACAACTCGTTAACAACTACAGAGTACAAGGACGGCCCTGTGCCCACCGTGGTGGCCTATTCTAACATTAGGTACAACCTCCACCCCCAAACCGACCCTCACCAGAAGAAGAGGGCCAAGATTAATTGCAGAGAGAGGAAGGCCATGAAGGTGCTTCCTGTCGTTGTGG GTGCCTTCCTGTTCTGCTGGACCCCGTTCTTCGTGGTCCACACCATGCGGGCCCTGTGTGCCACCTGTTACATCCCCCCATGGCTGATGAGCATCGTCACCTGGCTGGGCTACGTCAACAGCGCCCTCAACCCCATCATCTACACAGTTTTCAACACAGAGTTCAGGAACTACTTCAATAAATTCCTCCACAGCTGCTGTATATACCGATAG
- the LOC115134464 gene encoding D(4) dopamine receptor-like isoform X2 yields MHVCDGLMTMDVMLCTASIFNLCAISIDRFIAVSIPLNYNLKHVDQRQIFLLSATWILALAVASPVMFGIQNVPQRDTTECKLEDDNFVVYSSVCSFFIPCPIMLLLYCGMFRGLRRWEEARKAKLRSSILVCRKFQDAAASLPPLESLPPPLPPIIKRKELTDMKPELKDINLEELDSYPLESPDGPYKNSSPDTPDRPYNNSLTTTEYKDGPVPTVVAYSNIRYNLHPQTDPHQKKRAKINCRERKAMKVLPVVVGAFLFCWTPFFVVHTMRALCATCYIPPWLMSIVTWLGYVNSALNPIIYTVFNTEFRNYFNKFLHSCCIYR; encoded by the exons ATGCATGTCTGCGACGGCCTGATGACAATGGACGTGATGCTGTGTACGGCTTCCATATTCAACCTCTGCGCCATCAGCATCGACAG GTTCATCGCTGTCTCCATTCCACTCAACTACAACCTTAAGCATGTTGATCAGAGACAGATCTTCCTGCTCTCCGCCACGTGGATCCTGGCCTTGGCAGTGGCCTCACCCGTCATGTTTGGCATCCAAAACGTCCCGCAGCGGGACACTACAGAGTGTAAACTGGAGGACGACAACTTCGTGGTCTACTCCTCTGTCTGCTCTTTCTTCATTCCCTGTCCCATCATGCTCCTCCTCTACTGCGGCATGTTCCGGGGattgaggaggtgggaggaggcaCGCAAGGCCAAGCTGAGGAGCAGCATCCTGGTCTGTAGGAAGTTCCAGGACGCAGCTGCCTCCCTGCCCCCGCTGGaatccctgcctcctcctctaccccccatTATCAAGAGGAAGGAGCTCACAGACATGAAGCCAGAGCTAAAGGATATTAATCTGGAAGAGCTGGACTCTTACCCCCTAGAGTCTCCAGACGGCCCCTATAAAAACTCCTCACCAGACACACCAGACCGCCCCTATAACAACTCGTTAACAACTACAGAGTACAAGGACGGCCCTGTGCCCACCGTGGTGGCCTATTCTAACATTAGGTACAACCTCCACCCCCAAACCGACCCTCACCAGAAGAAGAGGGCCAAGATTAATTGCAGAGAGAGGAAGGCCATGAAGGTGCTTCCTGTCGTTGTGG GTGCCTTCCTGTTCTGCTGGACCCCGTTCTTCGTGGTCCACACCATGCGGGCCCTGTGTGCCACCTGTTACATCCCCCCATGGCTGATGAGCATCGTCACCTGGCTGGGCTACGTCAACAGCGCCCTCAACCCCATCATCTACACAGTTTTCAACACAGAGTTCAGGAACTACTTCAATAAATTCCTCCACAGCTGCTGTATATACCGATAG
- the LOC115134464 gene encoding D(4) dopamine receptor-like isoform X3, whose translation MPANLTVSNNTVLVLGAEINTAQTQDTDYNFPALIFGILLIVVIICGNLLVCLSVYREKALKTTTNYFIVSLAVADLMLAVLVLPLFIYVEFQGGLWSLNMHVCDGLMTMDVMLCTASIFNLCAISIDRFIAVSIPLNYNLKHVDQRQIFLLSATWILALAVASPVMFGIQNVPQRDTTECKLEDDNFVVYSSVCSFFIPCPIMLLLYCGMFRGLRRWEEARKAKLRSSILVCRKFQDAAASLPPLESLPPPLPPIIKRKELTDMKPELKDINLEELDSYPLESPDGPYKNSSPDTPDRPYNNSLTTTEYKDGPVPTVVAYSNIRYNLHPQTDPHQKKRAKINCRERKAMKVLPVVVGAFLFCWTPFFVVHTMRALCATCYIPPWLMSIVTWLGYVNSALNPIIYTVFNTEFRNYFNKFLHSCCIYR comes from the exons ATGCCAGCCAACCTCACCGTCTCAAACAACACCGTGCTAGTTCTGGGTGCCGAAATTAACACCGCACAAACCCAGGACACCGACTATAACTTCCCTGCTCTGATATTCGGAATATTGCTAATTGTGGTCATCATTTGTGGAAATTTGCTTGTGTGCCTTAGCGTGTACAGAGAAAAAGCTTTGAAAACTACAACCAACTACTTCATAGTCAGTCTGGCTGTGGCTGATTTGATGTTGGCAGTTTTGGTTTTGCCACTGTTTATATATGTTGAG TTCCAGGGTGGTCTGTGGTCACTGAACATGCATGTCTGCGACGGCCTGATGACAATGGACGTGATGCTGTGTACGGCTTCCATATTCAACCTCTGCGCCATCAGCATCGACAG GTTCATCGCTGTCTCCATTCCACTCAACTACAACCTTAAGCATGTTGATCAGAGACAGATCTTCCTGCTCTCCGCCACGTGGATCCTGGCCTTGGCAGTGGCCTCACCCGTCATGTTTGGCATCCAAAACGTCCCGCAGCGGGACACTACAGAGTGTAAACTGGAGGACGACAACTTCGTGGTCTACTCCTCTGTCTGCTCTTTCTTCATTCCCTGTCCCATCATGCTCCTCCTCTACTGCGGCATGTTCCGGGGattgaggaggtgggaggaggcaCGCAAGGCCAAGCTGAGGAGCAGCATCCTGGTCTGTAGGAAGTTCCAGGACGCAGCTGCCTCCCTGCCCCCGCTGGaatccctgcctcctcctctaccccccatTATCAAGAGGAAGGAGCTCACAGACATGAAGCCAGAGCTAAAGGATATTAATCTGGAAGAGCTGGACTCTTACCCCCTAGAGTCTCCAGACGGCCCCTATAAAAACTCCTCACCAGACACACCAGACCGCCCCTATAACAACTCGTTAACAACTACAGAGTACAAGGACGGCCCTGTGCCCACCGTGGTGGCCTATTCTAACATTAGGTACAACCTCCACCCCCAAACCGACCCTCACCAGAAGAAGAGGGCCAAGATTAATTGCAGAGAGAGGAAGGCCATGAAGGTGCTTCCTGTCGTTGTGG GTGCCTTCCTGTTCTGCTGGACCCCGTTCTTCGTGGTCCACACCATGCGGGCCCTGTGTGCCACCTGTTACATCCCCCCATGGCTGATGAGCATCGTCACCTGGCTGGGCTACGTCAACAGCGCCCTCAACCCCATCATCTACACAGTTTTCAACACAGAGTTCAGGAACTACTTCAATAAATTCCTCCACAGCTGCTGTATATACCGATAG